One window of Oncorhynchus masou masou isolate Uvic2021 chromosome 33, UVic_Omas_1.1, whole genome shotgun sequence genomic DNA carries:
- the LOC135527466 gene encoding WD repeat-containing protein on Y chromosome-like gives MANLTSSTSDDKQKHTTAPGISGEAERSGKSSDSAEEDMPAEGGVENQINEQHLRRIERMFREADTDGGGGLDMSQFRDAMKKIMGDVDDEDVDIIFMKVDTNCDGRMDWVEYLNYMLLEYREKDSLQQQNRPIYFPKPLKIVPVAHCETIVRLQFYPFQPPAGEKKTDSGEHGRASGGSKGRAHSGRYLSISRDGVLNYWSERFKLLRTVNISQMQHTVAQPVWVTDMVCLSNINQLCISSTGRDVEFYDISASKCDIVFSLSELEANVEVMDYWTDGKRGVYSIGDASGTIYIFVSSDVVHNGLFNSAAFKTVSGTNYRIPVSALLKNTSSSFLCFRVPSHNDWIHQIRYIPELNAIATCCAADQTSMILTTLPHSRKCKIQTALFHMQKGILCFDYSPELNVLVTGCFDRVVRVWNPYVTNQATSQMKGHSTIITHIAVNGRDNKIISVSKDKNVRVWDLQDSVCLQNIQSRNVNMGCFPITSTYYNHTSNTMVMATYLIGVLRGSMEDANCSVPTATTSHEQPLCAALYNSNFKQVVSGCHAGVVSVWDILTGEKVMQFQTTPERPVEVTAMAFDGPKRRLITGSKDGTLRLWNFNNGALLSELPLVDSNEVTGILYINERIYVSGWSKRVMWYLDNKEEDKMEHRVWNQYHSDDIYSMHAHGSKMLVTASYSGDVIVWNIDSGQAFCRFNASESPLPLLPIRVIEKPGQVVTVMSPDGLGKEDEDDVWLRSMVEFLETVSQTLNPQARRPSCANPAHTNVIQVHMERKSKTINLDELEKPRFAVEKVLFLATRERSPDTAILLTSSADGYIYAWSIGRNGGLLGKFRAVHSKGPVICAMSTDRQDQILLTGDSNGYITLWDIEKYCYRMRGGVAEEESSNEDSLKLPQLIPPYCKVEGPRRLVVEQDKEILQGWSVSLIPPRPLSSWRCHLKGIVHLEYVERFRLIVTASLDCNVRLWTTAGRYIGTFGQGLWRVGDPKALHTELPVDLKRMGSCQTLKVLNEGKYPHWSCAKRILEGLTAQKSQQSTKFGGVTTQLRELVPTDPRIVKYTDEQIENTWRLWQEKGRQTSSILGRAYKQKVRHHLPSCTPDLQTTFSSQEQLRVYKALPYSVLRPVTLPPVPELLKDHQHRLNEGTDTAAKQKRSTKRRPHSHTRYLAAPP, from the exons ATGGCCAACCTTACAAG TTCCACCTCCGATGACAAGCAGAAACACACCACAGCTCCG GGTATTTCAGGGGAGGCGGAGCGTTCAGGGAAGAGCAGTGACTCCGCGGAGGAGGACATGCCAGCTGAGGGGGGAGTGGAGAATCAGATCAACGAACAGCACCTTCGCCGCATTGAACGCATGTTCAGAGAGGCTGACACAGATGGAGGGGGGG gGTTGGATATGTCTCAGTTCCGAGATGCGATGAAGAAGATCATGGGCGATGTGGATGACGAGGATGTGGACATTATCTTTATGAAGGTGGACACCAACTGTGACGGCAGAATGGACTGG GTTGAATATCTGAACTACATGCTGTTAGAGTACAGAGAGAAAGACTCTTTGCAGCAGCAAAACAGGCCAATCTACTTTCCCAAACCACTCAAGATTGTGCCTGT TGCACACTGTGAGACCATTGTCCGGCTCCAGTTCTACCCATTCCAGCCCCCAGCCGGGGAGAAAAAGACAGACTCTGGGGAGCATGGCAGGGCCTCGGGGGGTTCTAAGGGCCGCGCCCACAGTGGACGCTACCTGTCAATCAGCCGTGATGGCGTTCTCAACTACTGGAGCGAGAGGTTCAAGCTGCTGCGCACAGTCAAT ATAAGTCAGATGCAGCACACAGTGGCCCAGCCCGTCTGGGTGACAGACATGGTCTGCCTGAGCAACATCAACCAGCTCTGCATCTCCTCCACAGGGCGAGACGTAG AATTCTATGACATCAGTGCCAGTAAGTGTGACATAGTGTTCTCCCTGTCGGAGCTGGAGGCCAACGTGGAGGTGATGGACTACTG GACAGATGGTAAGAGAGGAGTGTACTCCATTGGGGATGCCAGTGGCACCATATACATCTTTGTCTCCTCTGATGTGGTCCATAATGGCCTGTTCAACAGTGCTGCCTTCAAGACAG TTTCAGGAACAAACTATCGCATCCCTGTGTCAGCCCTGCTCAAAAACACCTCCAGCTCATTTCTCTGCTTTAGAGTC CCCAGCCACAATGACTGGATCCACCAGATCCGCTACATCCCAGAGTTGAATGCCATCGCCACCTGCTGTGCGGCAGACCAAACGTCCATGATCCTGACCACGCTGCCCCACTCACGCAAGTGTAAAATTCA AACTGCACTCTTTCACATGCAGAAGGGAATTCTGTGTTTTGACTACTCACCTGAGCTCAACGTTCTGG TGACTGGATGCTTCGATCGGGTTGTGAGGGTCTGGAACCCCTATGTGACCAATCAGGCCACATCACAGATGAAAGGTCACAGCACCATCATCACTCACATCGCTGTCAACGGCAGAGACAACAAGATCATCAGTGTGTCCAAAGACAAG AATGTGCGGGTGTGGGACCTGCAGGACAGTGTCTGCCTCCAGAACATCCAATCCAGGAACGTCAACATGGGCTGCTTCCCCATCACCAGCACCTACTATAACCACACCAGTAACACCATGGTGATGGCTACGTACCTA ATTGGAGTTCTGCGAGGGTCTATGGAGGATGCAAACTGCTCTGTACCCACAGCTACAACATCACATGAACAACCACTCTGTGCTGCTCTCTACAACTCCAACTTCAAACAG GTGGTAAGTGGGTGCCATGCGGGCGTGGTCAGTGTGTGGGACATCCTGACGGGGGAGAAGGTAATGCAGTTCCAAACGACCCCTGAGCGACCAGTTGAGGTCACTGCCATGGCATTCGACGGGCCCAAACGCCGCCTCATCACCGGGTCTAAAGACGGCACCCTGCGTCTCTGGAACTTCAACAACGGGGCTCTCCTTTCTGAACTGCCCCTGGTGGACAGCAATGAG GTTACAGGGATTCTGTACATCAACGAGAGGATTTATGTTTCAGGCTGGAGCAAACGGGTCATGTGGTATCT GGACAATAAGGAGGAGGATAAGATGGAGCACCGCGTGTGGAACCAGTACCACTCAGACGACATCTATTCCATGCACGCCCACGGCAGCAAGATGCTGGTGACCGCCTCCTACAGCGGTGACGTCATTGTCTGGAACATAGATTCAGGGCAAGCCTTCTGCCGTTTCAACGCTAGCGAGAGCCCACTGCCCCTCTTACCCATACGG GTGATAGAGAAACCAGGCCAGGTGGTGACTGTTATGAGTCCAGACGGTTTGGGGAAGGAGGATGAGGACGATGTGTGGCTCCGCTCTATGGTGGAATTTCTTGAGACTGTGAGCCAGACTCTCAACCCTCAGGCTCGTCGTCCCAGCTGTGCCAACCCTGCCCACACCAACGTCATACAGGTAcacatgga ACGCAAGAGCAAAACCATCAACCTAGACGAGCTGGAGAAGCCTCGGTTtgcagtggagaag GTGTTGTTTCTGGCCACCCGTGAGCGTAGCCCTGACACGGCCATCCTCCTGACCAGCTCAGCAGACGGCTACATCTACGCCTGGTCTATCGGCCGTAACGGAGGGCTGCTGGGGAAATTCCGTGCCGTGCATAGCAAGGGGCCAGTCATCTGTGCCATGTCCACTGACAGACAGGACCAGATACTGCTCACTGGAGACAGCAACGGATACATCACG CTGTGGGACATTGAGAAGTACTGTTACCGTATGAGGGGTGGGGTGGCGGAGGAGGAATCATCCAATGAGGACTCTCTGAAGTTGCCTCAACTCATACCTCCCTACTGCAAAGTGGAGGGACCACGGAGGCTGGTGGTGGAGCAGGACAAAGAG ATTTTGCAGGGATGGAGTGTGTCCCTGATCCCCCCTAGGCCCCTGAGTTCCTGGCGCTGCCACCTGAAAGGGATCGTTCATCTTGAGTATGTGGAGCGTTTCCGCCTCATCGTCACAGCCAGCCTGGACTGTAACGTACGTCTGTGGACCACCGCTGGCAGATACATCG GTACATTTGGGCAGGGCCTGTGGCGGGTGGGCGACCCCAAGGCCCTCCACACAGAGCTCCCAGTGGATCTGAAGAGGATGGGGTCCTGTCAGACACTTAAAGTCCTTAATGAGGGGAAGTACCCGCACTGGAG CTGTGCCAAACGCATCCTGGAGGGCCTGACTGCACAGAAGAGTCAGCAGTCGACAAAGTTTGGTGGGGTCACAACGCAGCTGAGGGAACTGGTTCCTACCGACCCACGGATCGTCAAGTACACCGACGAGCAGATTGAGAACACATGGAGGCTGTGGCAGGAGAAGGGAAGGCAG ACCAGCAGCATTTTAGGACGAGCATACAAACAGAAAGTGAGACATCACCTTCCGTCCTGTACCCCTGACCTCCAGACAACCTTCAGCAGTCAAGAGCAG ttgagGGTGTATAAGGCCTTGCCCTACAGCGTTCTGCGGCCCGTCACCCTGCCCCCTGTCCCAGAGCTTCTGAAGGAccatcaacacaggttaaatgagGGCACAGACACTGCCGCCAAGCAGAAGAGGAGCACTAAGCGCCGgccccactcacacacacgctaCCTGGCTGCTCCTCCATGA